The following proteins are encoded in a genomic region of bacterium:
- a CDS encoding O-antigen ligase family protein, whose amino-acid sequence MNRPRLERQSQKGRWKATLRVVHLLVVAALGILGLGCRTVSLDLSPPQQEVLSKLDVLEGEIEGASNGTLVLRPAEPGSDVSVVFKVKNLAAKWHPIIDMGVDFSDIERHPVEILWHGPNEQFSSNESVKQAFNLKYLAGPSVRQRLTLNLAGNPAWRGTVTAVKVMLPKVSGPVGIDFVRFPSAPLLSVMMPFRTWFGLNKRVFLAYLPFLIVMVLSVLNIRSAVASARAGNGVGLKNWKVSGWAKDASWQVLFWGLCLVFAANAVFPFDFFPYLKFPIAGVYVLLPETILALLVLLGVALLGPGIARLSAPEWAFMAFFGAALLSIKNASAPDRSLLRVIYYLLPAILFMALARCVLSRRPKLAIARRFSIAVLLVASWVAFHAVIEGLLDHNYLLDTFYRAFAPIYVEYTLGMPVASSFTDPSVLGSFLVMCLPLALFFALHEKRSSWLGIFGLVSTGLIAIALVYSCSYGSLVAVVAAVGIYFLRMHKKLLLGLFAAGVVAVVVAAVLMAPQYKQYLADVRQVDGLIRQGHLTQDEIVELAGERLDHTLLYSVNQRVDGGLSALRMMRDHPVFGIGIGNFEAIFDEYYRKNPETLRIYKVPDNVLFTILAETGILGLLAFLVFVATVVRASLRALRATKTDRYWNSYVWAVCVAIVGFGVNCLAYDGMFWFSPSFAFWAVLGMFLPLASSSTAEAS is encoded by the coding sequence GTGAATAGGCCGAGGTTGGAGCGCCAGAGCCAGAAGGGACGCTGGAAAGCCACATTGAGGGTTGTTCACCTCCTCGTAGTGGCAGCGCTCGGCATCTTAGGGCTCGGCTGTCGCACTGTCTCGCTCGACCTATCGCCTCCTCAGCAAGAGGTCTTAAGCAAGCTTGACGTCCTTGAAGGGGAGATCGAGGGTGCCTCGAACGGGACACTCGTCCTAAGACCGGCGGAGCCCGGCTCGGACGTGTCCGTTGTCTTCAAGGTGAAGAACCTCGCCGCCAAGTGGCATCCCATAATTGACATGGGCGTGGATTTCTCTGACATCGAACGGCATCCGGTTGAGATTCTCTGGCACGGGCCGAACGAACAGTTCAGCTCGAATGAGAGCGTCAAGCAGGCCTTCAACCTGAAGTACCTCGCCGGACCGAGCGTGCGGCAGCGATTGACGCTCAACCTGGCCGGCAATCCCGCCTGGCGAGGGACAGTTACCGCGGTCAAGGTAATGCTGCCCAAGGTCTCCGGGCCAGTGGGGATCGATTTCGTCCGGTTCCCGAGCGCCCCGCTGCTGTCGGTGATGATGCCATTCAGGACATGGTTCGGACTTAACAAAAGGGTGTTCCTCGCATACTTGCCATTCCTGATAGTGATGGTCTTATCTGTCCTCAACATCAGGTCGGCAGTTGCCAGTGCAAGGGCTGGAAACGGCGTGGGCCTGAAGAACTGGAAAGTGAGCGGATGGGCAAAAGATGCGAGCTGGCAAGTGCTCTTCTGGGGGCTCTGCTTGGTCTTCGCCGCCAACGCTGTCTTCCCATTTGACTTCTTCCCGTATCTGAAGTTCCCCATTGCCGGCGTTTATGTCCTGCTGCCAGAGACCATTCTCGCCCTGCTCGTGCTTTTGGGAGTTGCTCTGCTAGGCCCCGGAATCGCTCGGCTCAGTGCTCCAGAATGGGCGTTCATGGCATTCTTTGGAGCAGCCCTGCTCTCCATCAAGAACGCCTCCGCTCCCGACCGTTCACTGCTCAGAGTCATCTACTACCTCCTTCCAGCTATACTCTTCATGGCTCTCGCAAGATGTGTCCTCAGCCGCAGACCCAAGCTAGCCATCGCGAGGCGCTTCAGCATCGCCGTCCTGCTCGTGGCGTCCTGGGTAGCGTTCCACGCCGTGATAGAGGGACTTCTCGACCACAACTACCTCCTCGATACCTTCTACCGGGCGTTCGCACCGATCTACGTTGAATACACACTCGGCATGCCCGTCGCATCGTCGTTCACAGACCCCAGCGTGCTCGGCTCATTCCTCGTCATGTGTCTCCCGCTGGCCTTGTTCTTCGCACTGCACGAGAAGCGGAGTAGCTGGCTGGGCATCTTCGGTTTAGTTTCAACCGGCCTGATCGCCATCGCCCTGGTCTATTCATGCTCGTACGGCAGCCTCGTTGCGGTAGTCGCGGCGGTCGGAATATATTTCCTCCGTATGCACAAGAAGCTGCTCTTGGGCCTGTTCGCGGCCGGCGTGGTGGCTGTCGTCGTTGCCGCGGTGCTGATGGCGCCACAATATAAGCAATACCTGGCCGATGTCAGGCAGGTTGATGGGCTGATCCGACAGGGGCACTTGACGCAGGACGAGATCGTCGAGCTCGCGGGCGAAAGGCTCGATCACACGCTGCTTTACTCCGTCAACCAGAGGGTCGATGGTGGCCTGAGCGCCCTTAGGATGATGCGAGACCACCCAGTATTCGGGATCGGGATAGGCAACTTCGAGGCGATTTTCGATGAGTATTATCGCAAGAACCCGGAGACCTTGAGGATTTACAAGGTTCCGGACAACGTTCTGTTCACGATATTAGCCGAGACAGGTATTCTGGGGCTTCTAGCTTTCCTCGTCTTCGTAGCCACGGTCGTCCGAGCGTCCCTGCGCGCGCTCAGGGCCACAAAGACTGACCGCTACTGGAACAGTTATGTTTGGGCCGTGTGCGTCGCGATTGTCGGCTTTGGCGTCAATTGCCTCGCCTATGATGGGATGTTCTGGTTCTCTCCAAGCTTCGCTTTCTGGGCGGTTCTGGGGATGTTCCTGCCACTTGCGTCTTCAAGCACGGCCGAGGCCAGCTGA
- a CDS encoding TlpA disulfide reductase family protein codes for MSSLPVWARRALNLLMLFAVLSLPFMAGCAEKPQPSETESASAKAAPGRGPQAPNFRLNSLDGETVELSALKGNVVVIDFWATWCYPCRVTLPLMNKVYKQTRGKDVSVFGISTDRVSSLRVKDFAKKNNLEMPILHDRDGTTARAYGIRAIPTTLVIDKNGCIRDKHIGADRLIDKKLLEKVDELLRE; via the coding sequence ATGAGTAGTCTTCCTGTTTGGGCGAGGCGAGCTCTTAACCTTCTGATGCTTTTTGCCGTGCTTAGCCTTCCTTTCATGGCCGGCTGCGCAGAGAAGCCGCAACCATCTGAGACTGAGAGCGCCAGCGCGAAGGCGGCTCCGGGCCGCGGGCCCCAGGCTCCCAACTTCAGACTGAATTCGCTCGACGGCGAGACGGTTGAACTGAGTGCGCTTAAGGGAAATGTCGTTGTGATAGACTTCTGGGCCACTTGGTGTTACCCGTGCCGAGTCACGCTGCCGCTGATGAACAAAGTGTATAAGCAGACTCGCGGCAAGGATGTCTCGGTGTTTGGCATCTCGACTGACCGCGTCTCATCGCTCAGGGTGAAGGATTTCGCTAAGAAGAACAATCTGGAGATGCCAATCCTCCACGACAGAGACGGGACTACAGCGCGAGCATACGGGATTAGGGCCATTCCCACGACGTTGGTCATCGACAAGAACGGATGTATCAGGGACAAGCATATCGGCGCTGACCGGCTAATCGACAAGAAACTTCTTGAGAAGGTGGACGAGCTTCTCAGGGAATGA